In Nasonia vitripennis strain AsymCx chromosome 2, Nvit_psr_1.1, whole genome shotgun sequence, a genomic segment contains:
- the LOC100120806 gene encoding serine-rich adhesin for platelets-like isoform X6: MMLGTKAVTYCCIILFCATGSMANKSWISSKLIRDHSREQECPPEGESGILITFPHETICNKFYACIYGMKFISNCPKYLRYNIITGLCDLPLGTGCPTPTILPTSTTLKVSESPSTAISSSTVSSSVSSTTTKKETTTSEESTVEITESTSVATSPSTVSSNVSTSKTQEETTTPEVSTVEITVSTSAATTLGMASSSVSISTTEEETTSSEVSTVEITESTSAATSPSTASSTISTSTTDEELTTSEVSTVEINESSSAVTSPSTASSTISTSTTEEESTTLEVSTVEITESTSADTWPSTASSTISTSTTVEETTTPEVSTVEITEPTSAPTSPSTASSSISTSTTEKEPTTPEVSTVEITEPTSAPTSPSTASNTISTSTTEKKPTTPEVSTVEITEPTSAPTSPSTASSSISASTTEEETTTQEVSTVEITVSTSAATTPGMASSSVSISTTEEETTSSEVSTVEITESTSAATSPSTASSTISTSTTDEELTTSEVSTVEINESSSAVTSPSTASSTISTSTTEEESTTLEVSTVEITESTSADTWPSTATSTISTSTTVEETTTPEVTTVEITEPTSAPTSPSTASSSISASTTEEETTTQEVSTVEITVSTSAATTPGMASSSVSISTTEEETTSSEVSTVEITESTSAATSPSTASSTISTSTTDEELTTSEVSTVEINESSSAVTSPSTASSTISTSTTEEESTTLEVSTVEITESTSADTWPSTATSTISTSTTVEETTTPEVTTVEITEPTSAPTSPSTASSSISTSTVDEETTTSEVSTVEINESSSADTSPSTASSSVSISTTEEETTSSEVSTVEITESTSAATSPSTASSSISTSTTEEETTTQEVSTVEINESSSADTSPSTASSTISTSTTVEETTTSEVSTVEINASSSAVTSPSTASSTISTSTTEEETTTSEVSTVEINESSSADTSPSTASSSVSISTTEEETTTPEVSTVEINESSSADTSPSTASSTISTSTTEEETTTSEVSTVEINESSSADTSPSTASSTISTSTTVEETTTPEVSTVEITEPTSAPTSPSTASSSISTSTTEEETTTPEVSTVEITESTSAATSPSTASSTISTSTTVEETTTPEVSTVEITEPTSAPTSPSTALSSISASTTEEETTTQEVSTVEITVSTSAATTPGTASSSVSISTTEEETTSSEVSTVEITESTSAATSPSTASSSISTSTTEEETTTPEVSTVEINESSSAVTSPSTASSTISTSTTEEESTTLEVSTVEITESTSADTWPSTATSTISTSTTVEETTTPEVTTVEITEPTSAPTSPSTASSSISTSTVDEETTTSEVSTVEINESSSADTSPSTASSSVSISTTEEETTSSEVSTVEITESTSAATSPSTASSSISTSTTEEETTTQEVSTVEINESSSADTSPSTASSTISTSTTVEETTTSEVSTVEINASSSAVTSPSTASSTISTSTTEEETTTSEVSTVEINESSSAATSPRTASSTISTSTTEKETTTPEVSTVEITESTSAATSPSTASSSISTSTTEKEPTTPEVSTVEITESTSAATSPSTASSTISTTTTEKETTTPEVTTVEITEQTSAATLPSTASSTISTSTTEEETTTSEVSTVEINESSSAATSPSTASSTISTSTTEKETTTPEVSTVEITESTSAATSPSTASSSISTSTTEEETTTPEVSTVEITESTSAATLPSTASSTISTSTTEEETTTSEVSTVEINESSSAATSPSTASSTISTSTTEKETTTPEVSTVEITESTSAATSPSTASSSISTSTTEEETTTPEVSTVEITESTSAATSPSTASSTISTTTTEKETTTPEVTTVEITEQTSAATLPSTASSTISTSTTEEETTTSEVSTVEINESSSAATSPSTASSTISTSTTEKETTTPEVSTVEITESTSAATLPSTASSTISTSTTEEETTTSEVSTVEINESSSAATSPSTASSSISTSTTEEETTTPEVSTVEITESTSAATSPSTASSSISTLTTEEETTTPEVSTVEITESTSAATSPSTASSTISTTTTEKETTTPEVTTVEIAEQTSAATLPSTASSTISTSTTEEETTTSEVSTVEINESSSDATSPSTASSTISTLTTEKETTTPEVSTVEITESTSAATSPSTASSSISTSTTEEETTTPEVSTVEITESTYAATSPSTASSTTSTSTTEEESTTLEVSTVEITESTSAATSPSTASSSISTSTTEEETTTPEVSTVEITESTSAATSPSTASSTISTSTTVEETTTSEVSTVEINASSSAVTSPSTASSTISTSTTEEETTTPEVTTVEITEQTSAATLPSTASSTISTSTTEEETTTSEVSTVEINESSSAATSPSTASSTISTTTTEKETTTPEVTTVEITEQTSAATLPSTASSTISTSTTEEETTTPEVSTVEITESTSAATSPSTASSTISTTTTEKETTTPEVTTVEITEQTSAATLPSTASSTISTSTTEEETTTSEVSTVEINESSSAATSPSTASSTISTSTTEKETTTPEVSTVEITESTSAATSPSTASSSISTSTTEEETTTPEVSTVEITESTSAATSPSTASSTISTTTTEKETTTPEVTTVEITEQTSAATLPSTASSTISTSTTEEETTTSEVSTVEINESSSAATSPSTASSTISTSTTEKETTTPEVSTVEITESTSAATSPSTASSSISTSTTEEETTTPEVSTVEITESTSAATSPSTASSTISTTTTEKETTTPEVTTVEITEQTSAATLPSTASSTISTSTTEEETTTSEVSTVEINESSSAATSPSTASSTISTSTTEKETTTPEVSTVEITESTSAATSPSTASSSISTSTTEEETTTPEVSTVEITESTYAATSPSTASSTISTSTTEEESTTLELSTVEITESTSAATSPSTASSSISTSTTEEETTTPEVSTVEITESTYAATSPSTASSTTSTSTTEEESTTLEVSTVEITESTSAATSPSTASSSISTSTTEEETTTPEVSTVEITESTSAATSPSTASSTISTTTTEKETTTPELTTVEITEQTSAATLPSTASSTISTSTTEEETTTSEVSTVEINESSSAATSPSTASSTISTSTTEKETTTPEVSTVEITESTSAATSPSTASSSISTSTTEEETTTPEVSTVEITESTYAATSPSTASSTISTSTTEEESTTLEVSTVEITESTYAATSPSTASSSISTSTTDEETTTSVVSTVEITESTSAATSPSTVLSSVLTSTTEEQSSTSEVGSTEVTDSTVINVSGSSSLGTSPEADESTVSPNSSIGTTLSASTEKTTPLFPESTTGGTSGEYPSCANINTSEPVYFPHPKVCSKFYECCNGVLTLKKCPNGLHFNPSTRACGYPQNAGCLKETTIATEPTSVVTPATPVSSEKTSVSTTPTSRPTTSKITSVAPSKCPATNGEYAVHISHESNCSLFYTCDHGRKILQRCPPGLRFNPFKQVCDWPRNVKCIVLSRF; this comes from the exons ATGATGCTCGGAACAAAAG CAGTCACTTACTGTTGCATCATTCTTTTCTGCGCAACTGGTTCTATGGCAAACAAAAGTTGGATAAGCTCTAAATTAATTAGAGACCATAGCAGAGAACAAGAATGTCCACCAGAAGGAGAATCAGGAATATTAATAACGTTCCCGCACGAAACGATATGCAACAAGTTTTATGCGTGCATATACGGAATGAAATTTATATCGAATTGTCCTAAATATTTAAGATATAACATTATAACCGGTCTTTGTGACTTACCGTTAGGAACTGGATGTCCCACACCGACAATACTACCAACATCCACTACACTAAAAGTAAGCGAGTCACCCTCAACTGCTATCTCGTCTAGTACGGTCTCAAGTTCAGTTTCATCGACTACaactaaaaaagaaacaaCTACTTCAGAAGAAAGTACAGTGGAGATTACTGAGTCTACCTCTGTTGCTACCTCGCCTAGCACGGTCTCGAGTAATGTATCAACATCAAAAACTCAAGAGGAAACGACTACTCCGGAAGTAAGTACAGTAGAGATTACAGTATCTACCTCTGCTGCTACTACGCTTGGCATGGCCTCGAGTAGCGTATCAATATCAACAACTGAAGAGGAGACGACTTCTTCAGAAGTAAGCACAGTAGAGATTACAGAGTCTACCTCTGCTGCAACCTCGCCTAGCACGGCCTCGAGTACTATATCAACATCAACAACTGACGAGGAGTTGACTACTTCAGAAGTAAGCACAGTGGAGATTAATGAGTCAAGCTCTGCTGTTACCTCGCCTAGCACGGCCTCGAGTACTATATCAACATCAACAACTGAAGAGGAGTCCACTACTTTAGAAGTAAGCACAGTGGAGATTACTGAGTCTACCTCTGCTGATACCTGGCCTAGCACGGCCTCGAGTACTATATCAACATCAACAACTGTAGAGGAAACGACTACTCCGGAAGTAAGTACAGTAGAGATTACTGAGCCTACATCTGCTCCTACTTCGCCCAGCACGGCCTCTAGTAGTATATCAACATCAACCACTGAAAAGGAACCGACTACTCCGGAAGTAAGTACAGTAGAGATTACTGAGCCTACATCTGCTCCTACTTCGCCCAGCACGGCCTCGAATACTATATCAACATCAACCACTGAAAAGAAACCGACTACTCCGGAAGTAAGTACAGTAGAGATTACTGAGCCTACATCTGCTCCTACTTCGCCCAGCACGGCCTCGAGTAGTATATCAGCATCAACAACTGAAGAGGAAACGACTACTCAGGAAGTGAGCACAGTGGAGATTACAGTGTCTACCTCTGCTGCTACTACGCCTGGCATGGCCTCGAGTAGCGTATCAATATCAACAACTGAAGAGGAGACGACTTCTTCAGAAGTAAGCACAGTAGAGATTACAGAGTCTACCTCTGCTGCAACCTCGCCTAGCACGGCCTCGAGTACTATATCAACATCAACAACTGACGAGGAGTTGACTACTTCAGAAGTAAGCACAGTGGAGATTAATGAGTCAAGCTCTGCTGTTACCTCGCCTAGCACGGCCTCGAGTACTATATCAACATCAACAACTGAAGAGGAGTCCACTACTTTAGAAGTAAGCACAGTGGAGATTACTGAGTCTACCTCTGCTGATACCTGGCCTAGCACGGCCACGAGTACTATATCAACATCAACAACTGTAGAGGAAACGACTACTCCGGAAGTAACTACAGTAGAG ATTACTGAGCCTACATCTGCTCCTACTTCGCCCAGCACGGCCTCGAGTAGTATATCAGCATCAACAACTGAAGAGGAAACGACTACTCAGGAAGTGAGCACAGTGGAGATTACAGTGTCTACCTCTGCTGCTACTACGCCTGGCATGGCCTCGAGTAGCGTATCAATATCAACAACTGAAGAGGAGACGACTTCTTCAGAAGTAAGCACAGTAGAGATTACAGAGTCTACCTCTGCTGCAACCTCGCCTAGCACGGCCTCGAGTACTATATCAACATCAACAACTGACGAGGAGTTGACTACTTCAGAAGTAAGCACAGTGGAGATTAATGAGTCAAGCTCTGCTGTTACCTCGCCTAGCACGGCCTCGAGTACTATATCAACATCAACAACTGAAGAGGAGTCCACTACTTTAGAAGTAAGCACAGTGGAGATTACTGAGTCTACCTCTGCTGATACCTGGCCTAGCACGGCCACGAGTACTATATCAACATCAACAACTGTAGAGGAAACGACTACTCCGGAAGTAACTACAGTAGAGATTACTGAGCCTACATCTGCTCCTACTTCGCCCAGCACGGCCTCTAGTAGTATATCAACATCAACAGTTGACGAGGAAACGACTACTTCAGAAGTAAGTACAGTGGAGATTAACGAGTCAAGCTCTGCTGATACCTCGCCTAGCACGGCCTCGAGTAGCGTATCAATATCAACAACTGAAGAGGAGACGACTTCTTCAGAAGTAAGTACAGTAGAGATTACAGAGTCTACCTCTGCTGCTACCTCGCCTAGCACGGCCTCTAGTAGTATATCAACATCAACAACTGAAGAGGAAACGACTACTCAGGAAGTAAGCACAGTGGAGATTAATGAGTCAAGCTCTGCTGATACCTCGCCTAGCACGGCCTCGAGTACTATCTCTACATCAACAACTGTAGAGGAAACGACTACTTCAGAAGTAAGCACAGTGGAGATTAATGCGTCAAGCTCTGCTGTTACCTCGCCTAGCACGGCCTCGAGTACTATATCAACATCAACAACTGAAGAGGAAACAACTACTTCAGAAGTAAGTACAGTGGAGATTAACGAGTCAAGCTCTGCTGATACCTCGCCTAGCACGGCCTCGAGTAGCGTATCAATATCAACAACTGAAGAGGAAACGACTACTCCGGAAGTAAGCACAGTGGAGATTAATGAGTCAAGCTCTGCTGATACCTCGCCTAGCACGGCATCGAGTACTATATCAACATCAACAACTGAAGAGGAAACGACTACTTCAGAAGTAAGCACAGTGGAGATTAACGAGTCAAGCTCTGCTGATACCTCGCCTAGCACGGCCTCGAGTACTATATCAACATCAACAACTGTAGAGGAAACGACTACTCCGGAAGTAAGTACAGTAGAGATTACTGAGCCTACATCTGCTCCTACTTCGCCCAGCACGGCCTCTAGTAGTATATCAACATCAACAACTGAAGAGGAAACGACTACTCCGGAAGTAAGTACAGTCGAGATTACTGAGTCAACCTCTGCTGCTACCTCGCCTAGCACGGCCTCGAGTACTATATCAACATCAACAACTGTAGAGGAAACGACTACTCCGGAAGTAAGTACAGTAGAGATTACTGAGCCTACATCTGCTCCTACTTCGCCCAGCACGGCCTTGAGTAGTATATCAGCATCAACAACTGAAGAGGAAACGACTACGCAGGAAGTGAGCACAGTGGAGATTACAGTGTCTACCTCTGCTGCTACTACGCCTGGCACGGCCTCGAGTAGCGTATCAATATCAACAACTGAAGAGGAGACGACTTCTTCAGAAGTAAGTACAGTAGAGATTACAGAGTCTACCTCCGCTGCTACCTCGCCTAGCACGGCCTCTAGTAGTATATCAACATCAACAACTGAAGAGGAAACGACTACTCCGGAAGTAAGTACAGTCGAGATTAATGAGTCAAGCTCTGCTGTTACCTCGCCTAGCACGGCCTCGAGTACTATATCAACATCAACAACTGAAGAGGAGTCCACTACTTTAGAAGTAAGCACAGTGGAGATTACTGAGTCTACCTCTGCTGATACCTGGCCTAGCACGGCCACGAGTACTATATCAACATCAACAACTGTAGAGGAAACGACTACTCCGGAAGTAACTACAGTAGAGATTACTGAGCCTACATCTGCTCCTACTTCGCCCAGCACGGCCTCTAGTAGTATATCAACATCAACAGTTGACGAGGAAACGACTACTTCAGAAGTAAGTACAGTGGAGATTAACGAGTCAAGCTCTGCTGATACCTCGCCTAGCACGGCCTCGAGTAGCGTATCAATATCAACAACTGAAGAGGAGACGACTTCTTCAGAAGTAAGTACAGTAGAGATTACAGAGTCTACCTCTGCTGCTACCTCGCCTAGCACGGCCTCTAGTAGTATATCAACATCAACAACTGAAGAGGAAACGACTACTCAGGAAGTAAGCACAGTGGAGATTAATGAGTCAAGCTCTGCTGATACCTCGCCTAGCACGGCCTCGAGTACTATCTCTACATCAACAACTGTAGAGGAAACGACTACTTCAGAAGTAAGCACAGTGGAGATTAATGCGTCAAGCTCTGCTGTTACCTCGCCTAGCACGGCCTCGAGTACTATATCAACATCAACAACTGAAGAGGAAACAACTACTTCAGAAGTAAGTACAGTGGAGATTAACGAGTCAAGCTCTGCTGCTACCTCGCCTAGAACGGCCTCGAGTACTATATCAACCTCAACAACTGAAAAGGAAACGACTACTCCGGAAGTAAGTACAGTGGAGATTACTGAGTCTACCTCTGCTGCTACCTCGCCTAGCACGGCCTCTAGTAGTATATCAACATCAACCACTGAAAAGGAACCGACTACTCCGGAAGTAAGTACAGTAGAGATTACTGAGTCAACCTCTGCTGCTACCTCGCCTAGCACGGCCTCGAGTACTATATCAACCACAACAACTGAAAAGGAAACGACTACTCCGGAAGTAACTACAGTCGAGATTACTGAGCAAACCTCTGCTGCTACTTTGCCTAGCACGGCCTCGAGTACTATATCAACATCAACAACTGAAGAGGAAACGACTACTTCAGAAGTAAGCACAGTGGAGATTAACGAGTCAAGCTCTGCTGCTACCTCGCCTAGCACGGCCTCGAGTACTATATCAACCTCAACAACTGAAAAGGAAACGACTACTCCGGAAGTAAGTACAGTGGAGATTACTGAGTCTACCTCTGCTGCTACCTCGCCTAGCACGGCCTCTAGTAGTATATCAACATCAACAACTGAAGAGGAAACGACTACTCCGGAAGTAAGTACAGTCGAGATTACTGAGTCAACCTCTGCTGCTACTTTGCCTAGCACGGCCTCGAGTACTATATCAACATCAACAACTGAAGAGGAAACGACTACTTCAGAAGTAAGCACAGTGGAGATTAACGAGTCAAGCTCTGCTGCTACCTCGCCTAGCACGGCCTCGAGTACTATATCAACCTCAACAACTGAAAAGGAAACGACTACTCCGGAAGTAAGTACAGTGGAGATTACTGAGTCTACCTCTGCTGCTACCTCGCCTAGCACGGCCTCTAGTAGTATATCAACATCAACAACTGAAGAGGAAACGACTACTCCGGAAGTAAGTACAGTCGAGATTACTGAGTCAACCTCTGCTGCTACCTCGCCTAGCACGGCCTCGAGTACTATATCAACCACAACAACTGAAAAGGAAACGACTACTCCGGAAGTAACTACAGTCGAGATTACTGAGCAAACCTCTGCTGCTACTTTGCCTAGCACGGCCTCGAGTACTATATCAACATCAACAACTGAAGAGGAAACGACTACTTCAGAAGTAAGCACAGTGGAGATTAACGAGTCAAGCTCTGCTGCTACCTCGCCTAGCACGGCCTCGAGTACTATATCAACCTCAACAACTGAAAAGGAAACGACTACTCCGGAAGTAAGTACAGTCGAGATTACTGAGTCTACCTCTGCTGCTACTTTGCCTAGCACGGCCTCGAGTACTATATCAACATCAACAACTGAAGAGGAAACGACTACTTCAGAAGTAAGCACAGTGGAGATTAACGAGTCAAGCTCTGCTGCTACCTCGCCTAGCACGGCCTCTAGTAGTATATCAACATCAACAACTGAAGAGGAAACGACTACTCCGGAAGTAAGTACAGTCGAGATTACTGAGTCAACCTCTGCTGCTACCTCGCCTAGCACGGCCTCTAGTAGTATATCAACATTAACAACTGAAGAGGAAACAACTACTCCGGAAGTAAGTACAGTCGAGATTACTGAGTCAACCTCTGCTGCTACCTCGCCTAGCACGGCCTCGAGTACTATATCAACCACAACAACTGAAAAGGAAACGACTACTCCGGAAGTAACTACAGTCGAGATTGCTGAGCAAACCTCTGCTGCTACTTTGCCTAGCACGGCCTCGAGTACTATATCAACATCAACAACTGAAGAGGAAACGACTACTTCAGAAGTAAGCACAGTGGAGATTAACGAGTCAAGCTCTGATGCTACCTCGCCTAGCACGGCCTCGAGTACTATATCAACCTTAACAACTGAAAAGGAAACGACTACTCCGGAAGTAAGTACAGTGGAGATTACTGAGTCTACCTCTGCTGCTACCTCGCCTAGCACGGCCTCTAGTAGTATATCAACATCAACAACTGAAGAGGAAACGACTACTCCGGAAGTAAGTACAGTCGAGATTACAGAGTCCACCTATGCTGCTACCTCGCCTAGCACGGCCTCTAGTACTACATCAACATCAACAACTGAAGAGGAGTCCACTACTTTAGAAGTAAGTACAGTGGAGATTACTGAGTCTACCTCTGCTGCTACCTCGCCTAGCACGGCCTCTAGTAGTATATCAACATCAACAACTGAAGAGGAAACGACTACTCCGGAAGTAAGTACAGTCGAGATTACTGAGTCAACCTCTGCTGCTACCTCGCCTAGCACGGCCTCGAGTACTATATCTACATCAACAACTGTAGAGGAAACGACTACTTCAGAAGTAAGCACAGTGGAGATTAATGCGTCAAGCTCTGCTGTTACCTCGCCTAGCACGGCCTCGAGTACTATATCAACATCAACAACTGAAGAGGAAACGACTACTCCGGAAGTAACTACAGTCGAGATTACTGAGCAAACCTCTGCTGCTACTTTGCCTAGCACGGCCTCGAGTACTATATCAACATCAACAACTGAAGAGGAAACGACTACTTCAGAAGTAAGCACAGTGGAGATTAACGAGTCAAGCTCTGCTGCTACCTCGCCTAGCACGGCCTCGAGTACTATATCAACCACAACAACTGAAAAGGAAACGACTACTCCGGAAGTAACTACAGTCGAGATTACTGAGCAAACCTCTGCTGCTACTTTGCCTAGCACGGCCTCGAGTACTATATCAACATCAACAACTGAAGAGGAAACGACTACTCCGGAAGTAAGTACAGTCGAGATTACTGAGTCAACCTCTGCTGCTACCTCGCCTAGCACGGCCTCGAGTACTATATCAACCACAACAACTGAAAAGGAAACGACTACTCCGGAAGTAACTACAGTCGAGATTACTGAGCAAACCTCTGCTGCTACTTTGCCTAGCACGGCCTCGAGTACTATATCAACATCAACAACTGAAGAGGAAACGACTACTTCAGAAGTAAGCACAGTGGAGATTAACGAGTCAAGCTCTGCTGCTACCTCGCCTAGCACGGCCTCGAGTACTATATCAACCTCAACAACTGAAAAGGAAACGACTACTCCGGAAGTAAGTACAGTGGAGATTACTGAGTCTACCTCTGCTGCTACCTCGCCTAGCACGGCCTCTAGTAGTATATCAACATCAACAACTGAAGAGGAAACGACTACTCCGGAAGTAAGTACAGTCGAGATTACTGAGTCAACCTCTGCTGCTACCTCGCCTAGCACGGCCTCGAGTACTATATCAACCACAACAACTGAAAAGGAAACGACTACTCCGGAAGTAACTACAGTCGAGATTACTGAGCAAACCTCTGCTGCTACTTTGCCTAGCACGGCCTCGAGTACTATATCAACATCAACAACTGAAGAGGAAACGACTACTTCAGAAGTAAGCACAGTGGAGATTAACGAGTCAAGCTCTGCTGCTACCTCGCCTAGCACGGCCTCGAGTACTATATCAACCTCAACAACTGAAAAGGAAACGACTACTCCGGAAGTAAGTACAGTGGAGATTACTGAGTCTACCTCTGCTGCTACCTCGCCTAGCACGGCCTCTAGTAGTATATCAACATCAACAACTGAAGAGGAAACGACTACTCCGGAAGTAAGTACAGTCGAGATTACTGAGTCAACCTCTGCTGCTACCTCGCCTAGCACGGCCTCGAGTACTATATCAACCACAACAACTGAAAAGGAAACGACTACTCCGGAAGTAACTACAGTCGAGATTACTGAGCAAACCTCTGCTGCTACTTTGCCTAGCACGGCCTCGAGTACTATATCAACATCAACAACTGAAGAGGAAACGACTACTTCAGAAGTAAGCACAGTGGAGATTAACGAGTCAAGCTCTGCTGCTACCTCGCCTAGCACGGCCTCGAGTACTATATCAACCTCAACAACTGAAAAGGAAACGACTACTCCGGAAGTAAGTACAGTGGAGATTACTGAGTCTACCTCTGCTGCTACCTCGCCTAGCACGGCCTCTAGTAGTATATCAACATCAACAACTGAAGAGGAAACGACTACTCCGGAAGTAAGTACAGTCGAGATTACAGAGTCCACCTATGCTGCTACCTCGCCTAGCACGGCCTCTAGTACTATATCAACATCAACAACTGAAGAGGAGTCCACTACTTTAGAATTAAGTACAGTGGAGATTACTGAGTCTACCTCTGCTGCTACCTCGCCTAGCACGGCCTCTAGTAGTATATCAACATCAACAACTGAAGAGGAAACGACTACTCCGGAAGTAAGTACAGTCGAGATTACAGAGTCCACCTATGCTGCTACCTCGCCTAGCACGGCCTCTAGTACTACATCAACATCAACAACTGAAGAGGAGTCCACTACTTTAGAAGTAAGTACAGTGGAGATTACTGAGTCTACCTCTGCTGCTACCTCGCCTAGCACGGCCTCTAGTAGTATATCAACATCAACAACTGAAGAGGAAACGACTACTCCGGAAGTAAGTACAGTCGAGATTACTGAGTCAACCTCTGCTGCTACCTCGCCTAGCACGGCCTCGAGTACTATATCAACCACAACAACTGAAAAGGAAACGACTACTCCGGAACTAACTACAGTCGAGATTACTGAGCAAACCTCTGCTGCTACTTTGCCTAGCACGGCCTCGAGTACTATATCAACATCAACAACTGAAGAGGAAACTACTACTTCAGAAGTAAGCACAGTGGAGATTAACGAGTCAAGCTCTGCTGCTACCTCGCCTAGCACGGCCTCGAGTACTATATCAACCTCAACAACTGAAAAGGAAACGACTACTCCGGAAGTAAGTACAGTGGAGATTACTGAGTCTACCTCTGCTGCTACCTCGCCTAGCACGGCCTCTAGTAGTATATCAACATCAACAACTGAAGAGGAAACGACTACTCCGGAAGTAAGTACAGTCGAGATTACAGAGTCCACCTATGCTGCTACCTCGCCTAGCACGGCCTCTAGTACTATATCAACATCAACAACTGAAGAGGAGTCCACTACTTTAGAAGTAAGCACAGTGGAGATTACAGAGTCCACCTATGCTGCTACTTCGCCTAGCACGGCCTCTAGTAGTATATCAACATCAACAACTGACGAGGAAACGACTACTTCAGTAGTAAGCACAGTGGAGATTACAGAGTCCACCTCTGCTGCTACCTCGCCTAGCACGGTCTTGAGTAGTGTATTAACCTCAACGACTGAAGAGCAGTCTTCTACTTCGGAAGTAGGTTCAACGGAGGTTACTGACTCAACTGTAATAAATGTTAGCGGATCTTCGTCATTAGGCACATCACCTGAGGCAGATGAAAGTACAGTTTCGCCAAATAGTAGCATTGGCACGACATTATCAGCTTCTACTGAGAAGACTACGCCATTATTTCCTGAGAGTACGACAGGTGGAACTAGTGGag AGTACCCATCTTGTGCGAATATTAATACAAGTGAACCAGTTTATTTTCCTCATCCTAAAGTTTGTTCAAAGTTCTATGAATGCTGTAATGGTGTGTTAACTCTCAAAAAGTGCCCTAATGGATTGCACTTTAATCCTTCTACTCGGGCTTGTGGTTACCCTCAAAATGCAGGGTGCTTAAAAGAAACGACTATAGCTACAGAACCTACATCTGTAGTAACACCAGCAACACCAGTGTCTTCAGAAAAGACATCAGTATCAACAACTCCGACGTCTCGTCCAACAACTTCTAAAATAACTTCTGTTGCACCTTCTAAATGTCCTGCAACTAACGGAGAATATGCTGTGCATATTTCACATGAAAGTAATTGTTCTCTATTTTACACATGTGATCATGGcagaaaaatattacaaagatGCCCACCGGGATTACGTTTTAACCCTTTTAAGCAAGTTTGTGATTGGCCTCGAAATGTAAAATGCATTGTTTTATCTCGTTTCTAG